One genomic window of Candidatus Poribacteria bacterium includes the following:
- the nadE gene encoding NAD(+) synthase, with the protein MKAVLATCNLNQWSLDFEGNTARIIESIEIAKARGARYRLGPELEITGYSCEDHFLELDTLQHSWESLAHILKGKHTDGILCDIGMPVMHKNVRYNCRVFVLDGKLLLIRPKMFLASDGNYREHRWFAAWEHGWTTERYTLPREIRELTGQQKVPIGIAAIATGDTLLASETCEELFVPMSPHIHFGNAGVEIIANGSGSHHELRKLDTRIALIRNASEKNGGVYLYANQQGCDGGRLYFDGCALIAQNGEILAQGSQFSLKDVEVITATVNLDDVRAYRGTKASRAVQASKTVALPQIDIDFDVGMEGWKDGRMDVQSSFAIVPRYHKPEEEIALGPACWLWDYLRRSEAAGYFIPLSGGADSGAVATLVGSMCQLVAKAIRENDETVIKDVERWLEKDETPDVFTDPCVLANRLLYTCYIGTKNSSRETQKRAKQLAEQIGASHLNINMDGLVNALQSLFTRITQKTPRFKVEGGTYTENQALQNIQARLRMVISYLFAQMMPWTRNRQGTLLVLGTGNVDEALRGYLTKYDCSSGDINPIGGISKHDLRRFLNWAKDALGYSALAEIIEAPPTAELEPITETYTQTDEDDMGMTYAELSRFGQLRKMEQCGPVSMFEKLVQEWDHLPPREVAEKVKRFFRYYSINRHKMTTLTPSYHAESYSPDDNRFDLRQFLYNTRWTWQFRRIDAYVEKLEAVDGGQ; encoded by the coding sequence ATGAAAGCAGTCCTTGCAACGTGTAACCTGAACCAGTGGAGCCTCGACTTTGAGGGGAATACTGCGCGTATCATTGAATCCATCGAGATAGCGAAAGCGCGCGGGGCGCGGTATCGCTTGGGACCGGAACTGGAGATTACGGGATATTCTTGTGAAGACCATTTCCTGGAGTTAGACACGCTCCAACACAGTTGGGAATCGCTGGCACATATCCTTAAAGGGAAACACACAGACGGCATTCTCTGCGACATCGGTATGCCGGTCATGCACAAAAATGTCAGGTATAACTGTCGGGTCTTTGTGTTAGATGGCAAGTTGCTGTTGATTCGTCCAAAAATGTTCTTGGCAAGCGATGGTAACTATCGGGAGCATCGGTGGTTTGCGGCATGGGAACACGGTTGGACAACCGAACGCTACACGCTACCGCGCGAGATTCGCGAACTTACGGGACAACAGAAAGTACCCATCGGTATCGCAGCGATTGCCACGGGTGATACACTCTTGGCATCTGAGACGTGTGAGGAGCTGTTTGTGCCGATGAGTCCGCATATCCATTTCGGCAATGCCGGGGTGGAGATTATCGCAAATGGGTCAGGCTCTCACCATGAATTGCGGAAATTGGACACTCGCATCGCGCTGATCCGAAATGCCAGTGAGAAAAACGGCGGAGTCTACCTCTATGCAAACCAACAGGGGTGCGACGGGGGCCGACTCTATTTTGACGGATGCGCACTGATTGCCCAAAATGGCGAAATCTTGGCGCAAGGCTCTCAATTCTCACTCAAAGATGTAGAGGTCATCACGGCAACGGTGAACCTTGACGATGTTCGCGCCTATCGGGGGACGAAGGCGAGTCGTGCTGTCCAAGCGAGCAAAACGGTGGCACTGCCGCAGATTGATATTGATTTTGACGTGGGAATGGAAGGATGGAAGGATGGAAGGATGGATGTCCAATCTTCTTTTGCAATCGTTCCGCGTTACCACAAACCAGAAGAAGAGATAGCTCTCGGTCCAGCGTGTTGGCTTTGGGATTATCTGCGTAGATCGGAGGCAGCGGGGTACTTCATTCCGCTTTCTGGTGGTGCGGACAGCGGAGCGGTTGCGACGCTTGTCGGTTCGATGTGTCAACTCGTCGCTAAAGCGATCCGTGAAAATGATGAAACGGTCATCAAGGACGTTGAACGATGGTTGGAGAAGGATGAAACGCCGGATGTTTTTACGGATCCGTGTGTGCTTGCGAATCGCTTGTTGTATACGTGTTATATTGGGACCAAGAACAGTTCCCGTGAAACGCAGAAGCGTGCGAAGCAACTCGCTGAACAGATAGGCGCGTCCCATCTGAATATCAACATGGATGGTCTTGTTAACGCCCTACAATCGCTTTTTACCCGTATCACGCAGAAGACACCCCGATTCAAGGTCGAGGGCGGAACATATACAGAAAACCAAGCCCTCCAAAACATACAGGCGAGATTGCGGATGGTGATTAGTTATCTCTTTGCACAGATGATGCCGTGGACGCGAAACCGTCAAGGGACACTTCTTGTTTTAGGGACTGGGAACGTCGACGAGGCACTGCGCGGTTACCTGACAAAATACGATTGCAGTAGCGGTGACATCAACCCGATCGGTGGTATTAGCAAACACGATTTGCGTCGATTCCTGAATTGGGCAAAAGATGCGCTCGGTTATTCCGCACTTGCTGAAATTATAGAGGCACCCCCGACAGCGGAACTCGAACCGATAACTGAAACCTACACGCAGACAGATGAAGACGATATGGGAATGACTTACGCGGAATTGAGTCGCTTCGGGCAGCTCCGAAAAATGGAGCAGTGCGGTCCCGTTAGCATGTTTGAGAAATTAGTGCAGGAGTGGGACCACTTGCCGCCGCGTGAAGTCGCTGAAAAAGTAAAACGGTTCTTCAGATACTATTCTATCAATCGACACAAAATGACAACGTTGACCCCGTCCTATCACGCCGAATCTTATTCGCCGGACGACAACCGCTTCGACCTCCGGCAGTTCCTGTATAACACACGCTGGACATGGCAGTTCCGCCGCATTGATGCCTATGTTGAAAAATTGGAGGCAGTGGATGGTGGTCAGTAG